In one window of Streptomyces sp. NBC_01224 DNA:
- a CDS encoding DUF4232 domain-containing protein — MRVQKLTFAALAVVAGLSLTACQNGEDDMGQTAPSSASSASSASGGSGSGGSDQDGGKDSAGKDSAGKGSGGQGTAAGTGSSGNGKVGKCRTDELEITAIDSTIDGDPDGTVAVELKNGGGRDCVLSGYAGVDLKTSAGSLSAKRTGEKATPMTLKNGKSVYFGINYPINTSGGSGVRITGLVVTPPDETKSVTLDWPGAATLPVTDGSGSPVKVGPMGSAGQGEG; from the coding sequence ATGCGCGTACAGAAGCTCACCTTCGCCGCCCTGGCCGTTGTCGCCGGTCTCTCGCTCACGGCCTGTCAGAACGGCGAGGACGACATGGGACAGACCGCCCCGTCGTCCGCGTCCTCCGCGTCTTCCGCGAGCGGTGGTTCGGGCTCGGGCGGTTCGGACCAGGACGGCGGGAAGGACTCCGCCGGGAAGGACTCCGCTGGGAAGGGATCCGGCGGGCAGGGCACGGCCGCCGGGACCGGCTCCAGCGGGAACGGCAAGGTCGGCAAGTGCCGCACCGACGAGCTGGAGATCACGGCGATCGACAGCACCATCGACGGCGACCCCGATGGGACCGTCGCGGTGGAGCTGAAGAACGGCGGCGGCCGGGACTGCGTGCTCTCCGGATACGCGGGCGTCGACCTGAAGACCAGCGCGGGGTCGCTGTCCGCGAAGCGCACCGGTGAGAAGGCCACCCCGATGACCCTCAAGAACGGGAAGTCGGTGTACTTCGGCATCAACTACCCGATCAACACGTCGGGCGGCTCCGGCGTCCGCATCACGGGGCTGGTGGTGACCCCGCCGGACGAGACGAAGTCGGTCACCCTCGACTGGCCGGGCGCCGCCACGCTGCCCGTCACGGACGGCTCCGGCTCCCCGGTGAAGGTCGGCCCGATGGGGAGCGCCGGTCAGGGCGAGGGCTGA
- a CDS encoding nucleoside deaminase, with protein MLATALAEARAGLAEGGVPIGAALYGPDGSLLGRGHNRRVQDGDPSMHAETAAFRAAGRRRSYRGTTMVTTLSPCWYCSGLVRQFGISRVVIGEAETYPGGHDWLARHGVEIVLLDDAECVAIMRDFVRNHPDVWNEDLGVG; from the coding sequence ATGCTCGCCACCGCCCTCGCCGAGGCCCGCGCCGGGCTCGCCGAGGGCGGCGTCCCCATCGGTGCCGCCCTCTACGGGCCGGACGGCAGCCTCCTCGGCCGCGGCCACAACCGCCGTGTCCAGGACGGCGATCCGTCCATGCACGCGGAGACGGCGGCGTTCCGGGCGGCCGGACGCCGGCGCTCGTACCGGGGCACGACGATGGTGACGACGCTCTCCCCGTGCTGGTACTGCTCCGGCCTCGTGCGGCAGTTCGGGATCTCTCGGGTGGTGATCGGCGAGGCGGAGACCTATCCCGGCGGGCACGACTGGCTGGCCCGGCACGGAGTGGAGATCGTGCTGCTCGACGATGCCGAATGCGTCGCAATCATGCGGGACTTCGTACGGAACCATCCCGATGTCTGGAACGAGGACCTCGGCGTTGGCTGA
- a CDS encoding rhomboid family intramembrane serine protease → MAASSDRIAPAWSAGDRAKAAAKLMLGWVAFLWMLEVVDVSSGHSLDAYGIEPRRPGELLDVVPASFIHFGFGHVASNSVPLLVFGFLAALGGIRRFAAVAALIIVVDGLGVWLVSPAGSNTAGASGLVFGLFGYLLVRGFVDRRVLDIGAGLVIGAIWGSSILLGISPANTSVSWQGHLFGLAAGVAAAFVFRRPARGRSTVPPARPLIP, encoded by the coding sequence ATGGCCGCATCGTCAGATCGAATCGCACCGGCGTGGAGCGCGGGCGACCGCGCGAAGGCCGCGGCCAAGCTGATGCTGGGCTGGGTGGCGTTCCTCTGGATGCTCGAAGTCGTCGACGTGTCGAGTGGCCACTCACTGGACGCGTACGGGATCGAGCCGCGCCGGCCCGGCGAACTGCTGGACGTCGTGCCCGCGTCCTTCATCCACTTCGGCTTCGGCCATGTCGCCTCCAACAGCGTGCCGCTGCTGGTCTTCGGCTTCCTGGCCGCGCTGGGCGGCATACGCCGGTTCGCGGCCGTGGCCGCGCTGATCATCGTCGTCGACGGTCTCGGCGTCTGGCTGGTCTCGCCGGCCGGCTCCAACACGGCGGGCGCGTCCGGCCTGGTCTTCGGCCTCTTCGGCTATCTGCTGGTCCGCGGCTTCGTGGACCGCAGAGTGCTGGACATCGGCGCCGGGCTGGTGATCGGCGCGATATGGGGCTCGTCGATCCTGCTGGGCATCTCCCCCGCCAACACCTCGGTCAGCTGGCAGGGCCACCTGTTCGGACTGGCGGCGGGCGTGGCGGCGGCGTTCGTCTTCCGCCGCCCCGCGCGCGGCCGGAGCACGGTGCCGCCCGCCCGGCCGCTCATACCGTAG
- the mqnP gene encoding menaquinone biosynthesis prenyltransferase MqnP: MSAAEAALGSEPVQPNSKVKAFLRLVMIEHSVFALPFAYIAALTAMFQADKSIHWVTLLLVTIAMVGLRTFAMACNRIIDREIDARNPRTASRELVTGAVSVKSAWTGALVAVVAFLGAAALLNPLCLALAPVAVVPMVVYPYGKRFTHYPHAILGIAQAIGPIGAWLAVTGSWSWDAVILGLAVGIWIGGFDLIFGCQDVQADRAHGVLSVPARFGIPAALWGARVCHVVTTGLLVWFGLATEAGLFYWIGMVIVAVAFVYEHRVVRPHDLSRLNRAFFSVNGFIGIALFACALLDLLVRGLTV; the protein is encoded by the coding sequence GTGAGCGCCGCCGAAGCAGCACTGGGCTCAGAGCCCGTACAACCGAACAGCAAGGTCAAGGCGTTTCTGCGGCTCGTGATGATCGAGCACTCGGTCTTCGCGCTGCCCTTCGCGTACATCGCCGCCCTGACCGCGATGTTCCAGGCGGACAAGTCGATCCACTGGGTCACGCTGCTGCTCGTCACCATCGCGATGGTGGGGCTGCGGACATTCGCGATGGCCTGCAACCGGATCATCGACCGGGAGATCGACGCCCGTAACCCGCGCACCGCGAGCCGGGAACTGGTCACCGGGGCGGTCTCCGTGAAGTCGGCGTGGACGGGGGCGCTCGTCGCCGTTGTCGCCTTCCTCGGGGCGGCGGCTCTGCTGAACCCGCTCTGTCTGGCGCTCGCGCCGGTCGCCGTCGTGCCGATGGTGGTCTATCCGTACGGGAAGCGGTTCACCCACTACCCGCACGCCATCCTGGGGATCGCGCAGGCCATAGGGCCGATCGGCGCCTGGCTGGCCGTGACCGGCAGCTGGTCGTGGGACGCGGTGATCCTCGGTCTCGCGGTCGGGATCTGGATCGGTGGCTTCGACCTGATCTTCGGCTGCCAGGACGTCCAGGCGGACCGGGCGCACGGGGTGCTGTCGGTGCCGGCCCGGTTCGGGATTCCGGCCGCGCTGTGGGGTGCGCGGGTCTGCCATGTGGTGACGACCGGGCTGCTCGTCTGGTTCGGGCTGGCCACGGAGGCCGGCCTGTTCTACTGGATCGGCATGGTGATCGTCGCGGTCGCCTTCGTGTACGAGCACCGGGTGGTGCGGCCGCACGATCTGTCCCGGCTGAACCGGGCGTTCTTCTCGGTCAACGGGTTCATCGGAATAGCGCTGTTCGCGTGCGCGCTGCTGGATCTGCTGGTGCGGGGTCTGACCGTCTGA
- a CDS encoding aldo/keto reductase, translated as MEHRTIAGTTVSAIGLGAMPLSIEDRPDETRAIATVHAALDAGVTLIDTADSYHWHADEVGHNELLVARALARYGGDTSGVLIATKGGRGRPGDGSWTVTATPEHLKRAAEASARRLGVDAIGLYQLHKPDPAVPWAESVGALRDLLDVGTIRAAGISNVTTSQIRQAHQILGDGLVSVQNQYSPAVRDSEPELQLSTELGLAFLPWSPLGGISRSSLDGPSGPTSIGTAFHRIAAEHGVSPQQIALAWLLSRSPAVIPVPGASRPASITDSAQAAELTLSPGELTQLDHALPG; from the coding sequence ATGGAACACCGCACCATCGCAGGCACCACCGTCAGTGCCATCGGACTGGGCGCCATGCCGCTGTCCATCGAGGACCGCCCGGACGAGACGCGGGCCATCGCCACCGTCCACGCCGCCCTCGACGCCGGCGTCACGCTCATCGACACCGCCGACAGCTATCACTGGCACGCCGATGAGGTGGGCCACAACGAGCTCCTGGTCGCCCGCGCGCTGGCCCGCTACGGCGGCGACACCTCCGGCGTCCTGATCGCGACCAAGGGCGGCCGCGGGCGGCCCGGAGACGGCAGCTGGACCGTCACCGCCACCCCGGAACATCTCAAGCGCGCCGCCGAAGCCTCCGCCAGGCGACTGGGCGTCGACGCGATCGGCCTGTACCAGCTGCACAAGCCGGACCCGGCAGTGCCCTGGGCGGAGTCCGTCGGCGCTCTGCGCGACCTGCTCGACGTCGGCACGATCCGCGCCGCCGGCATCTCGAACGTGACCACCAGCCAGATCCGACAGGCGCATCAGATCCTCGGCGACGGGCTCGTCTCGGTACAGAACCAGTACTCGCCCGCCGTCCGGGACAGCGAGCCCGAGCTGCAGCTGAGCACCGAGCTGGGCCTGGCGTTCCTGCCCTGGAGCCCCCTCGGCGGCATCTCCCGCAGTTCCCTCGACGGCCCCTCCGGCCCGACCTCCATCGGCACCGCTTTCCACCGCATCGCGGCCGAACACGGCGTCAGCCCGCAGCAGATCGCCTTGGCGTGGCTGCTGAGCCGCTCCCCCGCGGTGATCCCGGTGCCGGGAGCCAGCCGCCCGGCCTCCATCACTGACTCGGCCCAGGCCGCGGAACTCACACTGAGCCCGGGGGAGCTGACGCAGCTCGACCACGCGCTTCCGGGCTGA
- a CDS encoding menaquinone biosynthesis decarboxylase has protein sequence MAYDDLRSLLRALEREGELKRIKAEVDPYLEVGEIVDRVNKAGGPALLFENVKGSSMPLAMNVFGTDKRLLKALGLKSYADISDKIGGLLKPELPHGFVGVREAFGKLGSMVHVPPKKVKSESAPVQEVVLTGDDVDLDQLPALFTWPEDGGSFFNLGLTHTKHPETGVRNLGLYRLQRHDRRTIGMHWQIHKDSRNHYQVAAKRGERLPVAIAFGAPPAVTYASTAPLPGDIDEYLFAGFIQGKRIEMVDCKTVPLQVPAQAEVVIEGWLEPGKMLPEGPFGDHTGFYTPQEPFPALTIDCVTMRKRPLLQSIVVGRPPTEDGPLGRATERFFLPLLKIIVPDIVDYHLPEAGGFHNCAIVSIDKKYPKHAQKVMSAIWGAHMMSLTKLIVVVDSDCDVHDLHEVAWRALGNTDYARDLTVTEGPVDHLDHASYQQFWGGKAGIDATKKWPEEGYTRDGGWPNMVESDPQTAAKVDRRWKEYGL, from the coding sequence ATGGCTTACGACGATCTTCGTTCCCTCCTCCGGGCCCTGGAGCGCGAGGGCGAGCTCAAGCGCATCAAGGCCGAGGTCGACCCGTATCTGGAGGTCGGCGAGATCGTCGACCGGGTGAACAAGGCGGGCGGGCCCGCGTTGCTCTTCGAGAACGTCAAGGGGTCCTCGATGCCCCTGGCCATGAATGTCTTCGGGACCGACAAGCGGCTGCTCAAGGCGCTCGGGCTGAAGTCGTACGCCGATATCAGCGACAAGATCGGCGGGCTGCTCAAGCCGGAGCTGCCGCACGGCTTCGTCGGGGTGCGGGAGGCATTCGGGAAGCTCGGCTCGATGGTGCATGTGCCGCCGAAGAAGGTGAAGTCCGAGAGCGCGCCCGTGCAGGAGGTCGTGCTCACCGGCGACGACGTGGATCTGGATCAGCTGCCCGCGCTCTTCACCTGGCCCGAGGACGGCGGATCGTTCTTCAACCTGGGGCTCACCCATACGAAGCACCCGGAGACGGGTGTGCGGAACCTGGGTCTGTACCGGCTCCAGCGTCACGACCGGCGCACCATCGGGATGCACTGGCAGATCCACAAGGACAGCCGCAACCACTACCAGGTCGCCGCCAAGCGCGGGGAGCGGCTGCCGGTCGCGATCGCGTTCGGGGCGCCGCCCGCGGTGACGTACGCCTCCACCGCGCCGCTGCCGGGGGACATCGACGAGTACCTCTTCGCCGGGTTCATCCAGGGCAAGCGGATCGAGATGGTCGACTGCAAGACCGTGCCGTTGCAGGTCCCGGCGCAGGCGGAGGTCGTGATCGAAGGGTGGCTGGAGCCCGGGAAGATGCTTCCCGAGGGGCCGTTCGGCGACCACACCGGCTTCTACACGCCGCAGGAACCGTTCCCCGCACTGACCATCGACTGCGTGACCATGCGGAAGCGTCCGCTGCTGCAGTCGATCGTGGTGGGCCGGCCGCCGACCGAGGACGGGCCGCTGGGGCGGGCCACGGAGCGGTTCTTCCTGCCGCTCCTCAAGATCATCGTGCCGGACATCGTGGACTACCACCTGCCGGAGGCGGGCGGCTTCCACAACTGTGCGATCGTCTCGATCGACAAGAAGTACCCGAAGCACGCCCAGAAGGTGATGAGTGCCATCTGGGGTGCGCACATGATGTCGCTGACCAAGCTGATCGTCGTCGTGGACTCCGACTGCGACGTCCACGATCTGCACGAGGTGGCGTGGCGGGCGCTGGGCAATACGGACTACGCGCGTGACCTCACCGTCACCGAGGGGCCCGTCGATCACCTCGACCATGCTTCCTACCAGCAGTTCTGGGGTGGCAAGGCGGGCATCGACGCGACGAAGAAGTGGCCCGAGGAGGGTTACACCCGGGACGGGGGCTGGCCGAACATGGTCGAGTCCGACCCTCAGACGGCGGCGAAGGTCGACCGCCGGTGGAAGGAATACGGACTGTGA
- a CDS encoding PLD nuclease N-terminal domain-containing protein gives MFRALIYLLPLALTIYAFIDCLNTPEDEAKHLPKIAWVFIILLFWIVGPIVWLAAGKMRQVPAGGRTPSEWHRNHRSQWVAPDDNPEFLKALKEENKKDESLLKDWEADLRRREEELKRRESGAGPEESAPPAS, from the coding sequence ATGTTCCGGGCCCTGATCTATCTCCTGCCTCTGGCGCTGACGATCTACGCGTTCATCGACTGCCTGAACACCCCCGAGGACGAGGCCAAGCACCTGCCGAAGATCGCCTGGGTCTTCATCATCCTGCTGTTCTGGATCGTCGGCCCGATCGTCTGGCTGGCCGCGGGCAAGATGCGTCAGGTGCCTGCCGGGGGCCGTACGCCGTCCGAATGGCACCGCAATCACCGCTCGCAGTGGGTGGCGCCGGACGACAATCCGGAGTTCCTGAAGGCGCTGAAGGAAGAGAACAAGAAGGACGAGTCGCTCCTCAAGGACTGGGAGGCGGATCTGCGCCGCCGTGAGGAGGAGCTCAAGCGTCGCGAGAGCGGGGCGGGGCCGGAGGAGTCGGCGCCACCCGCTTCGTGA